The proteins below are encoded in one region of Aestuariivirga litoralis:
- the infB gene encoding translation initiation factor IF-2, translated as MSDTNNPNDTSGARPGGHTLSLKRPAVDQSRVKQNFAHGRTKTVVVETKRKRFGDDRPAATTTNPVAEEKPKLTPSPRVVEQTPGSRPPESRPTPPRPGVVLRTLSPEEREARERALAGSRVREAEDRKRQEEEAVRRKIQDEHDKVERDAAAKRKAEDDDRHRVEEEGRKKADEAAKRLAPKSAPSARDQQDEDESKPRAKTSVRPGGFSTVKRVIPAPAPTRTKADADKRRGRLTVENALNEDENARGHSVAAFRRRTERLKKQAQGFQMPTEKSSREIIIPETITIQELSNRMAERAVDIIKLLMKQGQMHQINDVIDADTAQIIAEEMGHKVKRVSETDVVDSLDGSEDAEDTLVSRPPVVTIMGHVDHGKTSLLDAIRKTNVVSGEAGGITQHIGAYQVKTTSGLVTFIDTPGHEAFTSMRARGAKATDIAILVVAADDGVMPQTVESINHAKAAGVPIIVAINKIDKPGGNPTRVRTDLLQHDIVVESMGGDTLDVEVSALKGTNLDKLLETILLQAEVLNLRANPNREASGLVVEAQLDKGRGPVATVLVQRGTLKLGDIFVAGGAWGRVRALQDDKGQMVKDAPPSFPVEVLGLNSAPEAGDRFDVVPNEARAREITDFRERQKREKRGSSSVRSSLEQMMTQISASGRKEFPILVKADVQGSAEAIVQALEKIGNEEIKARVVHYAVGGIAESDISLAAASGAVVLGFNVRANAQARDAAQQQGIEVRYYNIIYDLVDDIKAAMAGKLAPELRETFIGNAKILEVFNITKVGKVAGCMVTEGSVQRGNKVRLIRDNVVIHEGTLSTLKRFKDEVREVPSGQECGMAFEKYEDMRAGDVIECFRVEKVARTLA; from the coding sequence ATGAGCGACACGAATAACCCGAATGATACCTCAGGTGCCCGCCCCGGTGGCCATACCCTGAGCTTGAAGCGCCCTGCGGTCGATCAATCGCGGGTGAAGCAGAATTTTGCCCACGGCCGCACGAAGACCGTTGTTGTTGAAACCAAGCGCAAGCGCTTCGGTGATGACCGCCCCGCTGCGACCACCACCAACCCGGTGGCTGAAGAAAAACCGAAATTGACACCCTCGCCCCGCGTGGTCGAACAGACGCCGGGCTCGCGTCCGCCAGAGTCACGGCCCACGCCGCCGCGCCCCGGCGTGGTGCTGCGCACCCTGAGCCCTGAAGAACGTGAAGCGCGTGAACGCGCGCTTGCCGGTTCGCGCGTGCGCGAAGCTGAAGACCGCAAGCGCCAGGAAGAAGAAGCCGTTCGTCGCAAGATCCAGGACGAGCATGACAAGGTTGAACGTGACGCCGCTGCCAAGCGCAAGGCCGAAGACGATGACCGTCACCGTGTCGAAGAAGAGGGCCGCAAGAAGGCCGATGAAGCTGCCAAGCGCCTTGCACCAAAGTCGGCACCCTCGGCGCGTGACCAGCAGGACGAAGATGAATCCAAGCCACGTGCCAAGACCAGCGTGCGCCCCGGTGGTTTCTCCACCGTCAAGCGCGTCATCCCGGCTCCCGCACCCACCCGTACCAAGGCTGACGCTGACAAGCGCCGTGGCCGCCTGACGGTTGAGAATGCTTTGAACGAGGACGAGAATGCACGTGGCCATTCGGTCGCCGCCTTCCGCCGCCGTACCGAACGTTTGAAGAAGCAGGCCCAGGGCTTCCAGATGCCGACGGAAAAATCGTCGCGCGAAATCATCATTCCTGAAACCATCACCATTCAGGAACTGTCGAACCGCATGGCCGAACGCGCCGTGGACATCATCAAGCTGCTGATGAAGCAGGGCCAGATGCATCAGATCAATGACGTGATCGATGCCGATACCGCCCAGATCATCGCCGAAGAAATGGGTCACAAGGTCAAGCGCGTCTCCGAAACAGACGTCGTGGACAGCCTCGATGGTAGTGAGGATGCCGAAGACACACTCGTGTCGCGTCCGCCCGTCGTCACCATCATGGGCCACGTTGACCACGGCAAGACCTCGCTGCTCGACGCCATCCGCAAGACCAATGTTGTTTCCGGTGAGGCCGGCGGCATCACCCAGCATATCGGTGCCTATCAGGTCAAAACCACCAGCGGTCTTGTCACCTTCATCGACACGCCGGGCCATGAAGCCTTCACCTCGATGCGTGCCCGCGGCGCCAAAGCCACTGACATTGCCATTCTGGTCGTCGCTGCCGATGACGGCGTGATGCCGCAGACGGTAGAATCGATCAATCACGCGAAAGCGGCTGGTGTTCCGATCATCGTCGCCATCAACAAGATCGACAAGCCGGGCGGCAACCCGACGCGCGTGCGCACCGATTTGCTGCAGCATGACATTGTGGTGGAAAGCATGGGCGGTGACACGCTTGATGTGGAAGTCTCCGCTTTGAAGGGCACCAATCTCGACAAGCTGCTCGAAACCATCCTGCTGCAAGCCGAAGTTCTCAACCTGCGCGCCAATCCGAACCGCGAAGCCTCAGGCCTCGTGGTGGAAGCCCAGCTCGACAAGGGCCGTGGCCCTGTGGCGACTGTGCTCGTGCAACGCGGAACGCTGAAGCTGGGTGACATTTTCGTGGCCGGTGGCGCCTGGGGTCGCGTACGCGCGCTTCAAGACGACAAGGGCCAGATGGTCAAGGACGCTCCGCCGTCATTCCCGGTGGAAGTGTTGGGTCTCAACTCCGCACCAGAAGCGGGTGACCGTTTTGACGTGGTGCCGAATGAAGCCCGTGCCCGCGAGATCACTGATTTCCGCGAACGCCAGAAGCGCGAAAAGCGCGGCTCGTCTTCCGTGCGCTCGTCGCTCGAGCAGATGATGACGCAGATCAGCGCATCGGGCCGCAAGGAATTCCCGATCCTGGTCAAGGCCGACGTGCAGGGTTCTGCCGAAGCCATCGTCCAGGCGCTGGAAAAGATCGGCAACGAAGAGATCAAGGCCCGCGTGGTGCATTATGCCGTGGGTGGTATCGCCGAAAGCGATATCTCGCTCGCCGCAGCCTCGGGTGCTGTTGTGCTCGGCTTCAACGTCCGCGCCAATGCGCAGGCGCGTGATGCCGCCCAGCAGCAGGGCATCGAAGTGCGTTACTACAACATCATCTATGACCTGGTGGACGACATCAAGGCAGCAATGGCCGGCAAATTGGCGCCGGAACTGCGCGAAACCTTCATCGGCAACGCCAAGATCCTGGAAGTGTTCAACATCACCAAGGTCGGCAAGGTGGCAGGTTGCATGGTCACCGAAGGCTCGGTGCAGCGTGGCAACAAGGTGCGTTTGATCCGCGACAACGTGGTCATCCACGAAGGCACGCTGTCCACGCTCAAGCGCTTCAAGGACGAAGTCCGCGAAGTGCCGTCAGGCCAGGAATGCGGCATGGCTTTCGAGAAATACGAAGACATGCGCGCCGGCGACGTCATCGAATGCTTCCGCGTCGAGAAGGTTGCGAGAACGCTGGCGTAA
- the rimP gene encoding ribosome maturation factor RimP: MEEQRLSREQGPAARVAALAEPVLADMGFRLVRIKTFGSTVQIMAERPDGTFTIDDCENFSRAFSPMLDVADIISAKYHLEISSPGIDRPLVRPSDFESWAGHVVKIEMAVAQAGRKRFRGDLEGYHEGEVRLFIDNPEGGEKLLVGVPFADIAEANLVLTDHLIEDAKSRLPAKAYGDGAEIDEDQINPEGSEEE; encoded by the coding sequence ATGGAAGAACAGAGACTTTCACGAGAACAAGGCCCCGCCGCGCGCGTGGCCGCTTTGGCAGAACCGGTACTGGCCGACATGGGCTTCAGGCTGGTGCGCATCAAGACGTTCGGCTCCACCGTGCAGATCATGGCGGAACGCCCGGATGGTACTTTTACCATTGATGACTGCGAAAATTTCAGCCGCGCTTTCTCGCCGATGCTGGACGTCGCAGATATTATCTCGGCCAAATATCATCTCGAAATTTCATCGCCGGGCATTGACCGCCCGCTGGTGCGCCCGTCTGATTTTGAAAGCTGGGCCGGCCATGTGGTAAAGATTGAAATGGCTGTGGCCCAAGCTGGCCGCAAGCGCTTCCGTGGTGATCTTGAAGGCTACCACGAAGGCGAAGTGCGCTTGTTCATCGACAATCCGGAAGGTGGCGAAAAGCTGCTGGTCGGCGTGCCCTTCGCTGATATTGCCGAAGCCAATCTCGTTCTCACCGATCATCTGATCGAAGACGCCAAATCGCGCCTGCCTGCCAAAGCCTATGGCGACGGCGCTGAAATCGACGAAGACCAAATCAATCCTGAAGGCTCTGAAGAGGAATAA
- a CDS encoding nuclear transport factor 2 family protein, whose amino-acid sequence METTITKFITSMNAFDVEVALTLFSAKAVIDERSVGKKFKGKSGLREYFEEYFVGYHTVTQLDAIEIIDTTHANAHVDFTGDFGHEKGMLNFAFNKDGLITGVEADLL is encoded by the coding sequence ATGGAAACCACCATCACCAAATTCATCACGTCCATGAATGCTTTCGACGTTGAGGTGGCGCTCACACTCTTCTCCGCCAAGGCTGTGATCGACGAGAGGTCAGTGGGTAAAAAGTTCAAGGGCAAGTCCGGCCTCCGCGAATATTTCGAAGAATATTTCGTCGGCTACCACACCGTCACCCAACTGGACGCAATCGAGATCATCGACACGACCCACGCCAACGCTCATGTGGATTTCACCGGAGATTTCGGCCACGAAAAGGGAATGCTGAATTTCGCCTTCAACAAAGATGGCCTGATCACAGGCGTTGAGGCAGACCTGCTGTAA
- a CDS encoding Txe/YoeB family addiction module toxin — MKLHFSETAWEDYLHWQATDEKTLLRLNALIKECTRSPFQGIGKPEPLRGNLKGWWSRRIDQEHRLVYRVESGTLQIAQCRYHY; from the coding sequence GTGAAGCTTCATTTCTCCGAAACCGCTTGGGAAGACTATCTCCACTGGCAGGCCACGGATGAAAAGACGCTGCTGCGTCTCAATGCGCTGATCAAGGAATGCACCCGGTCACCCTTTCAGGGCATTGGCAAGCCCGAGCCGCTGCGCGGCAATCTCAAGGGCTGGTGGTCAAGACGGATCGACCAAGAACACAGGCTGGTTTACCGGGTGGAAAGTGGCACACTGCAAATCGCCCAGTGCCGGTATCACTACTAG
- a CDS encoding RNA-binding protein, with protein MPERTCIVTRVQKPDTELIRFVLSPEGQVVPDLKRKLPGRGCWVSKSRETLGEALKRNSFARALDKEAKADPGLPDLVGVLIRKDVVQALSLCRKAGLATSGNSKVEDALGKGHVKVLIHVAGSSPDGAAKLNRHAGPDCVILDFFVPQELDLAFGRENVVHAAVNEGGQARNLLDLAGGLAQYENLKIKGLN; from the coding sequence TTGCCAGAGCGGACCTGCATCGTCACTCGCGTTCAAAAGCCTGATACCGAGCTGATCCGCTTTGTCCTCTCTCCGGAGGGGCAGGTGGTGCCTGATCTGAAACGCAAATTGCCAGGCCGTGGCTGCTGGGTGTCAAAATCCCGTGAGACGTTGGGGGAGGCGCTCAAGCGCAATTCCTTCGCCCGCGCGCTGGACAAGGAAGCCAAGGCCGACCCGGGGCTGCCTGATCTGGTAGGCGTGCTGATCCGTAAGGATGTGGTGCAGGCACTGTCACTCTGCCGCAAAGCTGGTCTGGCAACGTCCGGTAACAGCAAGGTTGAAGATGCGCTGGGGAAGGGCCATGTAAAGGTTCTGATCCATGTAGCAGGTTCCTCCCCCGACGGTGCGGCAAAGCTGAACCGCCATGCGGGCCCGGACTGTGTTATATTGGATTTCTTCGTCCCCCAGGAATTGGACTTGGCATTTGGCCGCGAAAATGTGGTACATGCCGCCGTAAATGAGGGCGGCCAGGCCCGGAATTTGCTGGATTTAGCGGGCGGTCTGGCGCAGTACGAGAATTTGAAAATCAAAGGTTTGAATTAA
- a CDS encoding DoxX family protein, giving the protein MNKTKWIYWIATGLLCLGYLAGAVMYTFAHDMVADMFPKLGYPVYLTYLLPIVKVLGPVAILSRYSVALSDLAYAGMFFHLPLAFSAHVTSGQPGWQPAVIMFVLLLVSFFTQNAARKPQSPYAGTRFGAAS; this is encoded by the coding sequence ATGAACAAGACAAAATGGATCTATTGGATCGCCACCGGCCTGCTGTGCCTCGGCTATCTGGCCGGCGCAGTGATGTACACATTCGCCCATGACATGGTGGCCGACATGTTCCCGAAACTGGGCTATCCGGTTTACCTCACTTATTTGCTGCCCATCGTAAAGGTGCTCGGCCCCGTCGCCATCCTCTCGCGCTATTCAGTGGCGCTGAGTGACCTGGCCTATGCCGGCATGTTCTTTCATCTGCCGCTGGCCTTCTCCGCTCACGTCACATCCGGCCAGCCCGGCTGGCAGCCGGCGGTGATCATGTTTGTGCTGCTGCTGGTTTCGTTCTTCACCCAGAATGCAGCGCGCAAGCCGCAATCGCCCTATGCCGGCACCCGATTTGGAGCCGCTTCCTAA
- the nusA gene encoding transcription termination factor NusA, with translation MANTAVSANRLELLQIADAVAREKSIDKSIVLEAMEEAITKAAKARYGQENEIRAEIDARTGETRLNRLLLVVEAVEDDAKQITLVEASKKNPAAQVGDYIAEALPPIEFGRIAAQSAKQTIVQKVRDAERERMYAEFKDRIGDIISGIIKRVEYGNVIVDLGRGEGIIRRDETLPRETPRQGDRIRAYVYDVRREQRGPQIFLSRTHPQFMAKLFGQEVPEIYDGVVDVVSVARDPSSRAKIAVRSKDGSIDPVGACVGMRGSRVQAVVNELQGEKIDIIQWSPDVATFVVNALAPAEVSKVVLDEEAERIEVVVPDEQLSLAIGRRGQNVRLASQLTGWDIDILTEAEESERRQKEFAARTDRFVAALDVDETLAQLLASEGFDKVEEIALVDPREISSIEGLDEATAEELQNRAREFLQREATELEDKRKALGVADDLAQFEGLTPAMLVALGEKGVKTLEDFADCATDELIGWNERKNGETTKHPGALTGFEVSSSEAQDMILRARVALGWIEAPAAEEAPVEEANP, from the coding sequence ATGGCCAACACAGCTGTTTCCGCCAACCGTCTTGAACTGCTGCAGATCGCAGATGCAGTGGCCCGCGAAAAGTCGATCGACAAATCGATCGTGCTGGAAGCGATGGAAGAGGCCATCACCAAGGCCGCCAAGGCCCGCTATGGCCAGGAAAATGAAATCCGCGCCGAAATCGATGCGCGCACCGGTGAAACCCGCCTGAACCGCCTATTGCTGGTGGTCGAAGCGGTGGAAGATGACGCCAAGCAGATCACTTTGGTGGAAGCCTCGAAGAAGAACCCGGCCGCCCAGGTTGGCGACTATATCGCCGAAGCTTTGCCGCCGATCGAATTTGGCCGCATCGCCGCCCAGAGCGCCAAGCAGACCATCGTGCAGAAAGTGCGCGATGCCGAGCGTGAGCGCATGTATGCCGAATTCAAGGACCGCATCGGCGACATTATCTCCGGCATCATCAAGCGTGTCGAATATGGCAATGTCATCGTCGATCTCGGCCGTGGCGAAGGCATCATCCGCCGTGACGAAACCCTGCCGCGCGAAACCCCGCGCCAGGGCGACCGTATCCGCGCCTATGTCTATGACGTGCGCCGCGAACAGCGCGGCCCCCAGATTTTCCTGAGCCGCACTCATCCGCAATTCATGGCCAAGCTGTTCGGCCAGGAAGTGCCGGAAATCTATGACGGCGTGGTGGATGTTGTGTCTGTTGCCCGCGATCCGTCTTCGCGCGCCAAGATCGCCGTGCGTTCCAAGGATGGCTCGATTGATCCCGTGGGCGCATGTGTCGGTATGCGCGGTTCGCGCGTGCAGGCCGTGGTGAACGAGCTGCAGGGCGAAAAGATCGACATCATCCAGTGGTCGCCGGATGTGGCCACCTTTGTGGTCAACGCTTTGGCCCCGGCTGAAGTCTCCAAGGTCGTGCTCGATGAAGAAGCCGAGCGAATTGAAGTCGTGGTGCCGGATGAGCAGCTCTCGCTCGCCATCGGCCGTCGCGGCCAGAATGTGCGCCTGGCCTCGCAGCTCACCGGCTGGGATATCGACATCCTGACCGAGGCCGAGGAAAGTGAACGCCGCCAGAAGGAATTCGCCGCCCGTACCGACCGCTTCGTTGCGGCCCTCGACGTGGACGAAACGCTGGCCCAGCTCTTGGCATCAGAAGGCTTTGACAAGGTTGAGGAAATTGCTTTGGTAGACCCGCGCGAAATCTCCTCCATCGAAGGTCTGGACGAAGCCACGGCGGAAGAACTGCAGAACCGCGCCCGCGAATTCCTGCAGCGCGAAGCCACCGAACTGGAAGACAAGCGCAAGGCCCTCGGCGTTGCCGATGATCTGGCGCAGTTTGAAGGCCTCACCCCCGCCATGCTGGTCGCCCTTGGCGAAAAAGGCGTCAAGACGCTGGAAGATTTCGCTGATTGCGCCACCGACGAACTGATCGGCTGGAACGAACGCAAGAACGGCGAAACCACCAAGCATCCGGGTGCCTTGACCGGCTTTGAGGTTTCTTCGTCGGAAGCGCAGGACATGATCCTCCGGGCCCGCGTGGCCTTGGGCTGGATCGAAGCTCCGGCCGCGGAAGAAGCACCGGTCGAAGAGGCAAACCCCTGA
- a CDS encoding type II toxin-antitoxin system Phd/YefM family antitoxin: protein MRTTSFSELRKNLASSLDAVHADHQPLVITRDSGKPSAVLMSLEDFESYEATLYLLRSPANAARLTKSIAQLEKTGGKQRKLKE, encoded by the coding sequence ATGCGCACGACATCATTTTCAGAACTCCGGAAAAACCTGGCCTCTTCGCTGGATGCGGTTCACGCCGACCATCAGCCCTTGGTCATTACCCGTGACAGCGGCAAGCCTTCTGCTGTTTTGATGTCGCTGGAGGATTTCGAATCCTATGAGGCAACGCTGTATCTGCTGCGCTCACCGGCAAATGCCGCCCGCCTGACCAAGAGCATTGCCCAGCTCGAAAAAACGGGTGGAAAGCAGCGAAAGCTCAAGGAGTGA
- a CDS encoding HD-GYP domain-containing protein, whose protein sequence is MTKVTNEQQLPAGVGLSEMVSALSYALDISEGHATGHCVRACWIGFHIGREIGMRPKDLTNLYYTLLLKDVGCSSNAARICNLYLADDIALKHDFQKVNDSLPQILRFVLSRTGVQAKLAERFRALVNIAMNGGTIAKELFHTRCQAGADIVRQMRFPEAVAKGVMDLDEHWNGEGQPAKLEREEISPLARIALVAQICDVFYTSGGTASAMAELRARSGTWFEPRLVEACERAAKIPYFWSILDSADLNREVVNLLPPEERMAVDDDYLDDIAAAFAKVIDAKSPYTNGHSERVALFTDMIAEKLKLDDAHRRRLKRAALLHDIGKLGVSNQVLDKAGQLDEAEWASVKNHPTLGETILSRLSVFQELARIAGSHHERLDGTGYPRGLKGDEIDLDTRIVTTADIFDALTAERPYRAALPLETAFDIMEKDVGTAVDPTCFAVLRSAFQQLGKIAA, encoded by the coding sequence ATGACCAAGGTTACGAATGAACAACAGTTGCCCGCCGGCGTGGGCCTGTCGGAAATGGTCAGTGCGCTCAGCTATGCGCTGGACATCAGCGAAGGCCATGCCACCGGGCATTGTGTGCGCGCCTGCTGGATTGGCTTTCACATTGGCCGTGAAATCGGCATGCGGCCGAAGGATTTGACCAATCTCTATTATACGCTGCTTTTGAAAGATGTGGGCTGCAGCAGCAATGCGGCCCGCATTTGCAATCTGTATCTCGCTGACGACATCGCGCTGAAACATGATTTTCAAAAGGTGAATGACAGCCTGCCGCAGATCCTGCGCTTCGTGCTGTCGCGCACCGGCGTGCAGGCCAAGCTGGCCGAGCGTTTCCGCGCACTGGTCAATATCGCGATGAATGGCGGCACCATTGCCAAGGAGCTGTTCCACACACGCTGCCAGGCGGGCGCAGACATTGTGCGCCAGATGCGCTTCCCCGAAGCGGTGGCCAAGGGTGTGATGGATCTCGACGAGCACTGGAACGGGGAAGGCCAGCCCGCCAAACTTGAACGCGAAGAGATTTCTCCGCTGGCGCGCATCGCCCTCGTGGCGCAAATCTGCGATGTGTTTTACACCAGTGGCGGCACGGCAAGTGCGATGGCCGAGTTGCGTGCGCGTTCCGGCACATGGTTTGAACCGCGCCTTGTCGAAGCGTGCGAACGCGCGGCGAAAATCCCTTACTTCTGGTCCATTCTTGACTCGGCGGATTTGAACCGCGAGGTGGTGAACCTGTTGCCGCCAGAAGAGCGCATGGCCGTCGATGATGATTATCTTGACGACATTGCCGCGGCTTTCGCCAAGGTGATCGACGCCAAGTCTCCCTATACCAATGGCCACAGCGAACGCGTAGCCCTGTTCACCGACATGATCGCGGAAAAGTTGAAGCTTGATGATGCGCACCGGCGCCGCTTGAAGCGCGCGGCCTTGCTGCATGATATTGGCAAGCTTGGTGTGTCCAACCAGGTGCTCGACAAGGCTGGGCAGCTGGACGAGGCTGAATGGGCTTCGGTGAAGAACCATCCAACACTGGGAGAAACCATTCTCTCACGCTTGAGCGTGTTCCAGGAACTGGCCCGGATCGCTGGTTCGCACCATGAAAGGCTTGATGGCACGGGTTATCCGCGCGGATTGAAGGGCGATGAGATCGATCTGGACACGCGCATTGTCACCACTGCCGATATTTTCGACGCATTGACCGCAGAACGGCCTTACCGCGCTGCGCTGCCGCTGGAGACGGCCTTCGACATCATGGAAAAAGATGTGGGAACGGCGGTCGATCCTACGTGTTTTGCTGTGCTGAGATCAGCCTTCCAGCAATTGGGCAAAATTGCAGCCTGA
- a CDS encoding aromatic ring-hydroxylating oxygenase subunit alpha gives MLNLDARYYVSPDTLLKERSSIFARSWQHLGAASQVAEPNAYLAADIAGYKIFVLRGKDGVLRAFKNMCRHRGAQLLEDGNGKCNGVRCPYHQWLYNDKGDLLSAPWFGDKPPIVLEDWPLEAIHVDVWRGLLFAALDPEMSLIEQLGALPEELADEPIETYMLDRQDKVEFDANWKVYTDNFVEGYHIPGIHPGFFAAIDFKQFATTAHKGFVRMTCPPREDLFYRGKWLWMWPNWTLSLFEGGMNTSRINPLSVGRTEQLYNFYFDDLTPATKAARDKTIAGNLAVVQEDCDVCAGTHKNYETGMFTTGPLSSRHEEGVHYFQQRVAGALGI, from the coding sequence ATGCTCAATCTTGATGCCCGCTATTATGTTTCACCGGACACGTTGTTGAAGGAGCGCAGCTCGATCTTTGCGCGCAGCTGGCAGCATCTGGGGGCGGCCTCGCAAGTGGCTGAGCCCAATGCCTATCTGGCAGCGGATATTGCGGGCTACAAGATTTTCGTTTTGCGCGGCAAGGATGGCGTGTTGCGCGCCTTCAAGAATATGTGCCGGCATCGCGGCGCGCAGCTGCTGGAAGATGGCAATGGCAAATGCAACGGGGTGCGCTGCCCCTATCACCAGTGGCTTTACAACGACAAGGGCGACTTGTTGAGCGCACCTTGGTTTGGCGACAAGCCGCCCATCGTGCTGGAAGACTGGCCGCTGGAGGCCATCCATGTGGATGTATGGCGCGGGCTGCTGTTTGCGGCGCTTGATCCGGAGATGAGCCTGATCGAACAGCTGGGTGCGCTGCCGGAAGAATTGGCTGATGAGCCGATCGAGACCTACATGCTCGACAGGCAGGACAAGGTGGAGTTTGACGCCAATTGGAAAGTCTATACCGACAATTTCGTTGAGGGCTATCACATCCCCGGTATTCACCCGGGCTTCTTTGCGGCGATTGATTTCAAGCAGTTTGCAACGACGGCGCATAAAGGCTTTGTGCGGATGACCTGCCCGCCGCGCGAGGACTTGTTTTATCGCGGCAAGTGGCTGTGGATGTGGCCGAACTGGACGCTGAGCCTGTTTGAAGGCGGGATGAATACATCGCGCATCAATCCGCTGTCAGTGGGGCGCACCGAGCAGCTCTACAATTTCTATTTCGATGATCTGACACCCGCCACCAAGGCGGCGCGCGACAAGACGATCGCCGGGAACCTGGCGGTGGTGCAGGAAGATTGCGATGTGTGCGCCGGCACCCACAAGAACTACGAGACGGGGATGTTCACCACCGGGCCGCTCTCGTCACGGCATGAAGAGGGCGTGCATTATTTCCAGCAAAGGGTGGCCGGGGCGCTGGGGATCTGA
- a CDS encoding AzlC family ABC transporter permease, producing the protein MTTDTADQTPSTPAFTAAAFRRGLIAGFPFLLAYGVPAVLLGIAYKGVEFGLFASVLFSLLVYSSTAQAVTLGLWTLPPPIAALILACVATNARYLVMGANLQQSFGRFSKWLMLPLLFFMSDASWMLTTADVKTNRPDAGYFFGLSLPGWIGWSAGTGIGYLLPLTPTPTIIAATAVLPLAFIAVLLPAQWRGKRSVLPWALSAAAGLAAAPFLGAGWAMIAGGSVGTLYSMVRGDHD; encoded by the coding sequence ATGACAACTGACACTGCTGATCAGACTCCTTCCACACCTGCCTTCACCGCCGCTGCCTTCCGCCGCGGGCTGATCGCAGGCTTCCCGTTCCTGCTGGCTTACGGTGTTCCCGCTGTCCTTCTGGGCATCGCCTACAAAGGTGTTGAATTCGGCCTGTTTGCATCGGTGCTGTTCAGCCTGCTGGTCTATTCGTCAACCGCGCAGGCGGTCACGCTGGGCCTGTGGACGCTGCCACCGCCCATCGCAGCATTGATATTGGCCTGCGTGGCCACCAATGCGCGCTATCTGGTGATGGGTGCCAATCTGCAGCAGTCCTTCGGCCGCTTCAGCAAATGGCTGATGCTGCCCCTCCTGTTTTTCATGTCGGATGCATCCTGGATGCTGACCACGGCTGACGTCAAAACCAACCGCCCCGATGCGGGCTATTTTTTCGGCCTCAGCCTGCCGGGCTGGATCGGATGGTCCGCCGGCACGGGCATCGGCTATCTCCTGCCACTCACCCCAACGCCGACGATTATTGCGGCCACCGCTGTTCTCCCGTTGGCTTTCATCGCAGTCCTCTTGCCGGCCCAATGGCGGGGCAAAAGGTCGGTGCTGCCCTGGGCGTTGTCGGCAGCAGCAGGCCTCGCTGCAGCACCTTTTCTGGGTGCGGGCTGGGCGATGATCGCGGGCGGCAGCGTGGGCACGCTTTACAGCATGGTGCGTGGCGATCATGACTGA
- a CDS encoding AzlD domain-containing protein, translated as MTDWHIIAAVCCVGLVAYALRTGGYLTAGLLPADSQAQRFLRLAPANLFVAFVAASCFAGGITNVVGALVALVTMLVTKRQWAGLIMGFVAAALVAILRG; from the coding sequence ATGACTGATTGGCACATTATCGCCGCCGTCTGCTGTGTCGGCCTCGTCGCCTATGCCTTGCGCACCGGAGGTTATCTCACTGCGGGCCTGTTGCCCGCCGACAGCCAGGCACAACGCTTCCTGCGCCTCGCCCCCGCCAATCTTTTCGTGGCCTTCGTCGCCGCCAGTTGTTTCGCCGGTGGCATCACCAATGTCGTCGGCGCACTGGTTGCACTGGTCACCATGCTGGTCACCAAACGCCAATGGGCCGGCTTGATCATGGGATTCGTTGCGGCAGCTCTGGTCGCCATTCTGCGCGGATGA